tatatatatatatatatatatatatatatgcttccattctcttttcttcaattatttataccATATTTATACCTACCAAAATCTTACTATAATCCTCTCCATATTCATGTATCCATAGttttcaacatatatatacgttttgtttgtaattttacgTAGCACGTGTAGGTGTATttgatgtattttctttttgcaagaGAATgaagtcttcttctttttcgtTCAACAATGTTGAAGtaagaaaaattttgaatttatcgcATTTTGGTTGCAATAGATATTTTATACCCGTAATTGAGTTAGGTTGATTTGTTGAAGTTTATATGATTTGTACTTGAACGGTAGGTTTggaatttttaataatttgttcGGTCGATCcaacttttttattccaaaatagAATCtaccatattttaaataataaggttttatcattttatttttattgttaatctctattttaattacttgCATGATGGGCTCTCGACTCTCATGATCTCtactatatatatcatatatatatataaaatgaaaattttcattttcatttccaaaATGTATACTAAAGTATATTAGGGAAAAAAacagttaaaatattttctaaaaataatttttaaccCACCCTCAGaagaattaatttaattgatatatatggGGAAATTTTCGTTTGTtactaacattttaaatttattttcaatcaaagaattgtttttttttatagaaatatttcgaagataattttaaatgataaatgtcattgtttctaagcttttgtttattatgtatttaaaagaaaaatactacaaaaaaaaaaaaaaaaaaaaaacaatggataGCTCAATATATCATAAAATGATGTGtacatcaaatttattttatttgaccaTATCATTTAATATCTCTccctatttctttctttctttattactatctgtttttcaaattttaattaattaacctatCTATTAGACATCATTTTATCATTAACTTTTCGTATCGCTACTAATAAGTATTTTAACCAAATCTCCACCAAACTGATTATGATAATTGGTTTAGTAAATATTATGATCCGGACCATAAAGAAGTACAAACAAACTGTtgaatgtatttttttctaactGATATCGACCAAACTCGTTTTTATCTCCGACAGACCACCTTCAGTTGGTCAACTCAAATTTTTGGTCTATCATACTCACCTTTAgctattccttttttttagaCATTAATATTgatcttattttattacaaaCTTTTACGTATTATAATTCGTATTTACAAAactacatatttaaaattcatgaGAATTTTGTACTAAGGTatgagaatttaattttacccaatttagattttaaaatagagtTTAGGAGTATGTTGAGAATGAATAATATTTGTgttggagaagaaagagagaaagaagctAAGGTTAGGAatcttaatattatattattatcttaggaaaaattaattatttcaaataaaacaatttaaaaatgaaattccattttgtaatttattccAAAGTACAataatttgagagagaaactaattattgttattattattgagtcaaattaaatattttagtcctactatttagtttctatttcaatttggTCCCAATCTTTATTCAAAGTTTCAATGTCATccctaatataaatattaatttttcaattatattctcatttttccaccatgtaaatttaatacatttgTTAATGGTATTGCAATAATCTCAAAATATTCGTTAATTGAACAACAAATCTCTTCGTtgttaacaaatattatatgtCAGTTAAGTTGTATTAACTGTCCAAAAAAATTACATCAGagataaaatcaaaactctaaaataattaaaaatcaaaacatacattcaacttttttattcGTAGTTCTTAAAGcattactaatttttaaaattttcaattttgtctttAATGTTTGTTCTTCTATACAAAACAACAATGTAAACAGATTGTTACGATTAATTATTATCTTATTAACATATTTAGACAAATGAATACGTCACTACACATAAAACTTACATATGCTTgcataatataaatgtaaactttatttattttttccatgACATGTTTAAACAACGCGTTTGTTCCACGTGTCATAATAATAAGTCAGTATAACAATACATTGTTGACATATTAACTTAATTAtgttaaatgtttttataatgaaaaataacttaattggTAATTATGGGACGCAATcgtttaaaagttaaaattagaaactttaaaatgtaaaatacattatatttaatttgttaggtGAATAATAAGAAGTGGAATAGATATCTATTTGGAACTTTGATAGTATTTGAAATCTCTCTTTTTAGGacaatcttttatttttgaataaatgtcttaatttgatatgtatatatgcATATGGAATATTATTTGGCTTTTATTAAGAGGTCCCaaacaattttcttcaaatgagacaacttctttttgttttcttttttggaaattagtcatttattaaatgttttccaactaaaaaatctatatggtttgttttcttaaaaacaaatgtGAAGTGATTGTTCGATTAAAACCAATCCATGAACTACTTCTTACAACAAATTTCATAACGATGATAGAATAGAAGCTAGGGTTGAACATCGATCGCTCGAAGTCGATTTTTTGACCAAATCGATTATGATCggttttgtaaatgttttaacCGATCACGGTCACGAAGAGTACAAACTGACCATTGGTCAGTTGAATCGTCGATTTAAGTCAGTTtaaacctttgaaattttttttaaagaagctATCGATTTggatttttctcaaattgacACATATCAACCTCTCTTTTATCTTCAACTAAACCATGGTCCGTTTTGGTCCGTCGACTCGATTTTTTGGTCTATCATGCTCACCTCTAATAAGAAATGTGTGTGGCTAGTTTCCATCTTGTGaccatttctaattttgagTCCATATTACAATGACTTGAAACCAACTAgttaatctatatatatgtttaaatgaGCACCGAGTACAACTCAACGAGATATACTAATACACTTAGGTATGTGATTCAAACACCTACCCTTTATTATactaagaaataaaaaactaatctAATTATGCTTATATATAACAAAGGATTATAAAGATTTAAACTTTCGTCGATATAAAGTCGGTCAATTATTTTTGAACTATATTCACTTTAAagattgtttaattttattccatAATCGGTTCAATAAatctaatttagtttaaaattggctaaatatttataataattttcgtggaagaaaatataataacgaATATGTTTAGTAAAGATGGTATTAgataactattattttaaaacaatcaacTATAAAGTATAAACTATTATATGAAACTAAATAATGAACTATGAAAATGTAAAGATTTGAACTTAATTGTtgcatttgattttgttgtgtaaataatttgttaattgggtaggagaagttgaaaaaaaaggaaaagtgaGAAGAGAAGAACAGCTCAGAAAGAAGGAACTTTCTTCATTTATAACCGATCCACATCGACATCTCTGTCCCTCGTATCGACCTATCAGAaattttggaatgaaaaagggaaagaaaaaacttccATTATTAACTAATCTCTCCTTCTAAATCCctccttccttcttctttctcctcaTTTCTCTAATCTCAACCACCCATTTCATCTCTTTGATCATCCATTTTCATTCCtttcttcattcattcttcactttttctcGATACCCTTTTCATTTCTATCCCCAATTCGCCGGTTTTCATGGCGAATACCTCTTCCCCTTCAAAACCCATCATCACATTTTGATTCTCTCTCGATTTAATTAATACCCAGTTGGATAGGTCTTTGTTTGTTCTGCAAAAATGGAGCTGGATGGCATCGATGGTATGCCATCCATGGATGTGATGGACGAGGAAGATAAGACCCTTCAACGTCACTGTCAGTTTCCTTCGATTTCCAAGCCTCGAATCAACAATAACGACAATCCCACAACCACAAGTGTCCATGAGCTTCTTGAATGTCCTGTTTGTACCAATTCTATGTATCCCCCAATTCATCAGGTTCCTTTCCCCCaaccctctttttcttttcttcaatcaCTGTTTTGATCCGTTTCTGCTTTCTGTTTTCTGATCTATTTCGTATTGTGGGTCTGTTGTTAGAGGTTCTTGAGATTCTTCTCCTCCATTGGGCCTTTGGTTTTCTCGATCGATCGGTTCTtgtaatgattatttttatagttatttGCATTTTCATTTGCCTTTGCCTTTGTGGAGATTTCTAATCTTTGTGAGTCTAAATTGTTTGCTAAAGCCCTGCCCTTCAATATACTCATAATCATCAAAATGAAGAGCCATTTTGTTGTGTTGCTATCATTTGTTGTGGTTTAGTCAACTTTGTTCAGAAACTGAAATCATGTTCCAATTGTGGCTCTTTTTTAggttagtttaattaatacatgGAGGGGAAAATCTGGGATCTCTTTCTCATATTATCTTAAATATCATCAATTGGGGAAGTGGGAATCCTATGTTTGACCTTTAGAACGACTATCTTAGCGCTGCAAGATCAGGCTTGCATAGGGCAGGTGAATGGAATGGTGAAggtgaaatttgaaaagaatctaCTTCATTGTTTTACCTTCCCCGTTCCAAATCGAGTTCTCAGTGGTACTTGCAGGCTGGAATGGCTAGAATATAGGATTCTCTTGGACTCACAATGCTGGGAtcatctctttttctatttcaatttagATTGAATATTGTCAAAGGTTTTGCTCTAAATCAATGCTCAGATCATCTCTTTTGCTTATAGCATACGGTTTCATAAGCGAGTTAGAAGGTTGAGGCACTTAGGATAGGCATTGGACATGGTAAATAGATGGTTGTATTTTTCAATACAGCATCATAAAGTTGAGTAATTGATCTAATATTCTGTTTGATTTCTTGTTGACTATGTGGTGCTATGCAACGATGTTAGTTTTGCATTAGGTTAGTACAAACGACAGGTCTCGtttcttcttgtttgatgTTAGTAACCAATTCCTAAAATTATACTTGTtcttaaaacattttcaataaaagtGGTTGTAAAATTAACTTGCTTATGGGTGTggttacattttctaaatttttagtCACAAGTTTGTCTGGTCGCATCACATCTCAAAGTTTACAagtgttaaattacaatattgattttatatgaTTCTCAGCCAATAACTTTAGAAATCATTTTTGCATAATCTACATCAAGTGTTTCtggaaaaatattctaaaatcatttttgaaTTTCTTAAATGTGACGtttattttcatccaaaatCACTTGGGAACTTATGTCAAACTCAATCTTAGAACTCCTGGACGATTTTTGAATACTCCCTTCTTGGCTTTGGCTGGATATAGATGtttatgtgtatgtgtgtatgtCTATTTAACACTATCACGTAGGAATGTCTTGTCTATTTTGGTATTCGCACCACGATATGTGTGGATTCTTCGAAAGGACAAAACAACTAATTCGTCAATCTTGTGAAATCTCTAGCGTTAAATGATATTGAATCTTCATGAATGAATTTCGGGTAATGACTATCCAGTTTGGGATAGTTGACGAGAAGAAATTGCTGaatgttttgaactttttgttttgtttgtgcAGTGTCCCAATGGGCATACCCTCTGTTCTTCGTGTAAAACAAGGGTAGACAACCGTTGCCCGACATGCAGGCAAGAGCTCGGTGATATCAGATGTCTAGCATTAGAAAAAATAGCTGAATCGCTTAAACTGGCTTGTAAATTCTCCACATTTGGGTGCCAGGAGATATTGCCTTACTACAGCAAACTCAAACATGAATCTGCCTGTTACTATAGACCATATACCTGCCCTTATGCTGGATCAGACTGCCCAATTGATGGCAATATTCCTTTCCTTGTTTCCCATCTTCGGGATGATCACAAGGTCGATATGCATTCTGGATGCACGTTTAATCATCGTTATGTAAAGGCTAATCCATGCGAAGTCGAAAACGCCACATGGATGCTAACTGTACGTATCCATTCAACATGATCGAACAGTCGTGGGTGACAATATTCAAGATTATTTTTCACTTATAATGAGCTTCTATTTATGCTCTTATTTCACCTTTGGCTCAGGTCTTCCACTGCTTTGGCCAGTATTTCTGTCTTCATTTTGAAGCCTTTCAGCTGGGTATGGCACCAGTTTACATGGCATTTCTGCGATTCATGGGGGACGAAACCGACGCTCGAAACTTCAGTTACAGCCTCGAGGTTGGTGGAAATGGTAGGAAGCTGATATGGGAAGGCAACCCTCGAAGCATTCGGGACAACCACAAGAAAGTTAGGGACAGCCATGACGGTCTCATTATACAACGAAACATGGCGCTGTTCTTTTCGGGAGGAGAAAGGAAAGAGCTGAAGCTGCGGATCACGGGACGGATTtggaaagaacaaaataaacagTAAACTTGTTAGAGATTCAACTCTTTATGTATTTGACTGTAATGCATAACATTTGCTTCAACTTTATCCACCAGAAGCCAATCTTGAATCAGTTCATATCTATTCTTCAAATCTAacaggaagaagaaaaaaaaaaaggcctTGAAACCATTTCCAATTCCAACCTTCTTGTAATTGAGATTTAGCTTTTACAATGTCAAGCATTGAGAGCCTTTCTTTGAAAACTGTTTCCAAAAtcctttagttttttttcttcaataaaagGTTGAGctaaaaacatttttacaCATCTATTTTGTAGAAGTAGTTCTTTTCGAGGTCTGTTTCGAAGACTCAATCCCATTTTGGAAGgaactgatttttttttaatgagcTTGCCAATAGTAAATGGAACAGATTCATCTCTTTGAAGTCCTATTATTAACGTTTCCAAAACatgaattaaaacaaaagaaagtttttACTTCGTCTCGACTGGTTAACATTTGAAAAggtttgaacaatttttttgaaccggagaaaatttgaaaattggtAGAATATCGGTCTAGCACCAAGAAGATATAgttagaaaattataatattttaagaatatcTCGGTAGTCGATctcaagaaaaacaattttacgAGTCCTAAAAAACATGTGCtactttagaaaataaaagcgAAAAGTTTGCtagttttgtcaatttttccAGAAAAAGGAACAACAATGGATGAAAATGTGCATTTCAAAAGATCAGTGTATAAACTGCAAAGttaaaaagagaatttaaATCTTAACTTTAGTAGAGGCTCGATTAAAAAATGCTTCACAAAAGGAACAACACAATATCCTTATAAACAACCTGCTCTGTTCAATCATTCATAATTAAcagaatgagaaaaaataaaattaaaaaatttataaatattttattaaatttccaTTGAAACTCCAAAGGAGAAAGACCTTAGGAGAGCAAATACAAGCATGAAATAAGAACAGCAATTCCAAAGGAAGTGCCATTTGAAAAAGCCAAAGAGAACCCTTTCTCAGCGGCTATtacaaagaacaaagaagCAGAACAGATATAGTCCTGTCGTTTCGTTACATGAGATCATAACAtttcattaacatatatatatatattatatatatcatcataTATGTGCATTATccacatatttaattaattacttacaACTATTATTAGTTACTAAAAATGATCTTTAGCTTTCCCCATCAGGACAATGAAGCAGCAATCTGATCAAGGCGGAGATCCATGATTTCATATACACTTTCAAGGAATGTTGCTTCACTTGTACCAGGAACCAAAGAATCAATTGCTTCTTCCACGCACTCCTCGATCATTGACTTCTTCGTCAAGGTTTCTCTACACAT
This DNA window, taken from Cucumis sativus cultivar 9930 chromosome 6, Cucumber_9930_V3, whole genome shotgun sequence, encodes the following:
- the LOC101209363 gene encoding E3 ubiquitin-protein ligase SINAT3, coding for MELDGIDGMPSMDVMDEEDKTLQRHCQFPSISKPRINNNDNPTTTSVHELLECPVCTNSMYPPIHQCPNGHTLCSSCKTRVDNRCPTCRQELGDIRCLALEKIAESLKLACKFSTFGCQEILPYYSKLKHESACYYRPYTCPYAGSDCPIDGNIPFLVSHLRDDHKVDMHSGCTFNHRYVKANPCEVENATWMLTVFHCFGQYFCLHFEAFQLGMAPVYMAFLRFMGDETDARNFSYSLEVGGNGRKLIWEGNPRSIRDNHKKVRDSHDGLIIQRNMALFFSGGERKELKLRITGRIWKEQNKQ